The Saprospiraceae bacterium genome includes a window with the following:
- a CDS encoding FkbM family methyltransferase, with protein MLQKVKTYIISLFHLDYFYLRYINYRYELSLSYKINKDGLHILREVFTKKVYHTDFPFNRKVIILDIGAHYGFFSIFAALHTLPDSKIYAFEPSKDNYFRFLKNIENDHRLNSIHPFHQAISGHSGERELSLGRPQNHSLYKNYIADLDQSELVQTVTLDQFVLDNQIEKIDFLKIDCEGSEHEILQNTSQNTLQKISVLSMELHDMSHCGFDYNKTLQILEKSGFTIVHSNLNIVKHQSHFNAKVVLVRK; from the coding sequence ATGCTTCAAAAAGTCAAGACATATATTATTTCCCTCTTCCACCTTGATTATTTTTATTTACGATACATTAATTACAGATACGAGCTGAGTCTGTCATATAAAATAAATAAAGACGGGTTGCACATTCTGAGGGAAGTATTTACAAAAAAAGTCTATCATACTGATTTCCCATTTAACAGGAAAGTGATAATTCTAGATATAGGTGCCCATTATGGTTTTTTTTCAATATTTGCTGCACTACATACTCTACCAGATAGTAAGATTTATGCATTTGAACCATCAAAAGACAATTATTTCAGGTTTTTAAAAAACATAGAGAATGATCACAGATTAAACTCAATTCATCCTTTTCACCAGGCTATCAGCGGACATTCAGGAGAAAGAGAATTGAGTTTGGGAAGACCGCAGAATCATAGTCTTTACAAAAATTATATTGCAGATCTTGATCAATCTGAATTAGTCCAAACTGTCACATTGGATCAATTTGTGTTGGATAACCAGATTGAGAAAATTGATTTTTTAAAGATTGATTGCGAAGGAAGCGAACATGAGATTCTGCAAAATACATCTCAGAATACGCTTCAAAAAATCAGTGTCTTATCTATGGAATTGCATGATATGAGCCATTGCGGATTTGATTATAATAAAACTTTGCAAATTCTTGAAAAAAGCGGATTCACGATCGTACATTCCAACTTAAACATTGTTAAACATCAGTCCCACTTTAATGCAA